In one Terriglobales bacterium genomic region, the following are encoded:
- a CDS encoding multicopper oxidase domain-containing protein: MRRALLRIALALVSGCAACQTPDPADQVCPRFAEGSKVQDPAELYSENGRLELTLNFRSSVDAHGLQRFCYATDGGLQSPTLHVRPNDRLVIHLHNDLVRTPDSPQPRSTGDPCNGGPMSPDFTNLHFHGLSVPPTCHSDEVLKTLVGPGQTFDYELQIPSSQPTGLYWYHPHVHGYGEAQVQGGASGALVVDGIESWNPKLTGLPERTLILRDQLIPGSRPARSNVGVGLFDRAKRPTQKPTGPSWDISLNHIPITYPAYTPPAIEARPRERQFWRVVNAAADTIFDLQLIVNGTPRPLELLAVDGAPLSRAVMQQNIPLSPGGRVEFIVVAPEKGDKAQLITRNWETGPDGEVNPTRPLANIAVTETVAKEKRLDGSRPTKTKSGLQSLLQATPAQRRRLYFSEKGSDESPTGAAFFLTVDGQGPDVFRMGQPPNIIAHQGTVEDWIIENRAFQDHVFHIHQMHFAVLEVNGKPVRDSALRDTIDIPFYDAKGTYPSVKLRMDFRDPKILGTFVFHCHILQHQDQGMMGTIQVAPPGRPSRISIAAPTHTVTLYDVVSVTAKLLNANATAAKGAVQFVVDNSQIFEAALSSGEATFTGLMSQVGKHQIAAIYLGDTNLSPSPSTSLSLNVVSTFFTLSPSPDIALRSQAQSAGTPVTINSVGGFDQPVKLSCSLPKEIKAASCSIAPSLVNGSGKATLTVATGADADSSQEGQQGMSRIAPGNYPVTVLAVSGSGEAEIQKKLVVKLRVD; the protein is encoded by the coding sequence ATGCGGCGAGCCTTACTTCGCATTGCTCTGGCACTCGTGAGCGGTTGCGCAGCTTGCCAAACTCCAGATCCCGCAGATCAAGTCTGCCCTCGTTTTGCGGAAGGCTCTAAGGTTCAGGATCCAGCCGAGCTGTACAGCGAGAATGGCCGCCTCGAGCTGACCCTTAACTTCAGGAGTTCAGTAGACGCTCATGGCCTGCAGCGCTTCTGCTATGCGACCGACGGCGGATTGCAATCGCCGACTTTGCATGTGCGGCCGAACGATCGTCTGGTCATCCACCTCCACAATGATCTCGTGCGGACACCGGATAGTCCGCAGCCTCGATCCACCGGCGATCCTTGCAATGGTGGCCCGATGAGCCCTGACTTCACCAACCTGCACTTTCACGGATTGAGCGTGCCGCCGACATGCCACAGCGACGAAGTATTGAAGACGCTCGTCGGACCGGGACAGACCTTCGACTATGAGTTGCAAATTCCCTCGAGCCAGCCAACGGGACTCTATTGGTATCACCCTCATGTCCACGGATATGGAGAAGCGCAAGTCCAAGGCGGAGCCTCCGGTGCCCTCGTCGTCGACGGCATCGAGTCATGGAATCCCAAACTCACCGGATTACCGGAACGAACGTTGATTCTCCGGGACCAGCTCATACCCGGCTCCAGGCCGGCTCGGTCGAACGTTGGCGTCGGACTCTTCGACAGGGCCAAGCGGCCGACACAGAAGCCGACTGGCCCATCTTGGGACATATCGCTGAACCACATTCCCATTACCTATCCTGCTTACACTCCACCAGCGATTGAAGCCAGGCCGCGGGAAAGGCAGTTTTGGCGAGTGGTGAACGCGGCGGCAGACACCATCTTCGATCTGCAACTGATCGTCAACGGAACGCCGCGGCCGCTAGAGCTTCTAGCTGTCGACGGCGCGCCTTTGAGCCGAGCCGTCATGCAACAAAACATTCCTCTTTCTCCGGGTGGACGCGTTGAGTTCATCGTCGTCGCTCCGGAGAAGGGCGACAAAGCGCAGCTCATCACAAGAAACTGGGAAACTGGACCCGACGGCGAGGTCAATCCGACGCGGCCGCTGGCAAACATCGCTGTCACAGAAACTGTGGCGAAAGAGAAGCGTCTCGACGGCTCACGTCCAACCAAGACAAAGTCTGGCCTGCAGTCGCTGCTCCAGGCGACTCCCGCGCAGCGGCGCCGGCTCTATTTCTCCGAAAAAGGGAGCGACGAGAGCCCCACAGGCGCTGCCTTTTTTTTGACCGTCGATGGGCAAGGGCCCGACGTCTTTCGCATGGGGCAGCCGCCGAACATCATCGCGCATCAAGGAACGGTGGAGGACTGGATCATTGAAAACCGGGCCTTTCAGGATCACGTCTTTCACATCCACCAGATGCATTTCGCGGTGCTCGAGGTCAATGGCAAACCAGTCCGCGATTCAGCGCTGAGAGACACCATCGACATACCGTTTTACGACGCAAAAGGAACCTATCCGAGCGTTAAGTTGCGAATGGATTTTCGCGATCCTAAGATCCTCGGCACGTTTGTTTTTCACTGTCACATCCTGCAACACCAGGATCAGGGAATGATGGGCACAATCCAGGTCGCTCCGCCAGGACGTCCATCGCGCATTTCCATCGCAGCTCCAACACACACGGTCACGCTTTATGACGTCGTCAGCGTAACCGCAAAACTTCTGAACGCAAACGCCACGGCCGCAAAAGGCGCTGTGCAGTTTGTAGTGGATAATTCTCAGATTTTTGAAGCGGCCCTCTCCAGTGGCGAAGCCACATTTACCGGCCTGATGTCCCAGGTTGGGAAACACCAGATCGCTGCAATCTACCTCGGCGACACGAACTTGTCGCCTTCGCCATCCACGTCTCTCTCGCTTAACGTCGTAAGTACTTTCTTTACACTTTCGCCCAGTCCCGATATTGCACTGAGGTCGCAGGCGCAATCGGCCGGTACCCCAGTCACAATCAATTCTGTCGGCGGATTTGATCAACCCGTGAAACTCAGTTGCTCACTCCCAAAGGAGATCAAAGCGGCCTCATGCTCCATCGCGCCATCGCTAGTCAACGGCAGCGGGAAGGCAACGTTGACGGTGGCAACTGGCGCAGATGCCGACAGCAGCCAGGAAGGACAGCAAGGCATGAGCCGCATCGCCCCCGGCAATTATCCTGTCACGGTTCTAGCGGTAAGCGGAAGCGGCGAAGCGGAAATCCAAAAGAAGCTGGTAGTAAAACTGAGAGTTGATTAG
- a CDS encoding DUF2255 family protein: protein MKPKQQFSDELRTLLSESKGLRIRAGTTHRFIGIWVVVVKDRVFVRSWSVKANGWYKTFLEDSSGAIHIDGDEIAIRAVPVKDKRLRDAIDQAYLEKYNTKGSLKYAKDLGSAKSRATTIELVPIAQ from the coding sequence ATGAAGCCCAAACAACAATTCTCCGATGAACTCAGGACTCTGCTCAGCGAGAGCAAAGGTCTGCGCATTCGCGCCGGCACCACGCATCGTTTCATTGGCATTTGGGTTGTCGTCGTGAAGGATCGCGTCTTCGTTCGCTCGTGGAGCGTGAAGGCGAACGGCTGGTACAAGACTTTTCTCGAGGACTCGAGCGGCGCTATTCACATAGACGGCGACGAAATCGCAATCCGCGCGGTACCCGTTAAAGACAAGCGCCTGAGAGATGCCATCGACCAAGCTTACCTCGAGAAGTACAACACTAAGGGGTCGCTAAAGTACGCGAAGGACCTCGGCAGCGCGAAATCGAGAGCGACGACGATCGAACTCGTGCCGATAGCGCAATAG
- a CDS encoding twin-arginine translocation signal domain-containing protein, with protein sequence MKENRTQGPFARNLSRRGLLTGVGVAGGGLLLGSSFPLTTFADDDEHEQSCNAGELCSSPDPIPHVNEAVLAGFGVKAHFFFPGPVEGTAAATDPTGAHPGGRDPSAIYDFKGFIGSADLVLTGTGTDLNTNKSDKYTFHTDSRFMSGVFLGTDGKKHRGNFAFI encoded by the coding sequence ATGAAAGAAAACAGGACCCAAGGCCCATTCGCACGTAACCTTTCCAGGCGTGGCTTGCTCACCGGAGTTGGAGTTGCCGGCGGCGGGCTGCTTCTGGGTTCATCTTTTCCACTAACTACTTTCGCGGATGACGACGAGCATGAACAGTCTTGCAATGCTGGAGAACTGTGTTCGTCGCCAGATCCGATTCCGCACGTGAATGAAGCGGTCCTCGCCGGATTCGGCGTTAAGGCCCACTTCTTCTTTCCGGGTCCAGTTGAAGGCACGGCGGCGGCTACCGACCCGACGGGAGCACATCCTGGCGGTCGCGATCCGTCTGCGATTTACGACTTCAAAGGGTTCATCGGTTCGGCCGATTTGGTTCTGACCGGTACCGGGACAGATCTGAACACTAACAAGAGCGACAAGTACACCTTCCACACTGACAGCCGTTTCATGTCTGGTGTATTCCTAGGCACCGACGGGAAGAAGCATCGAGGCAACTTCGCCTTTATTTGA